ACCGATCAAAAAAAATGCCCCCGGCCTCAAAAAAATGAGACCGGCCAGAGATAAAAGATTTTACCGAAAAGAGGGAAAATGGCGGAAGAGAAAAAGCAAGTCAGGAAAAAAGAGAAGAAGATCGAGTCTTCAGGCATCGCCCATATCCAGGCCACCTTCAACAATACCATCGTCACCATCACCGATAAAAGCGGCAACGTCATCTCCTGGGCTTCGTCGGGCAAGGCCGGCTTTAAAGGTTCCCGCAAATCCACTCCTTTCGCCGCCCAGATGGCGGCCGAGGCCTGCGCCAAGATCGCAGTCTCTTTGGGAATGCAGCGGGTGGAGGCCTGGGTCAAGGGTCCGGGAGGCGGCCGGGAATCGGCCATCAGGTCTCTCCAGGCCTCAGGTTTGGCTGTCACCGTGATCCGCGACGTGACCCCGGTGCCCCACAACGGCTGCCGGGCTCCCAAAAAACGCCGGGTCTAAATTAGAGTCAGAGTCAACCGGGAACAGACATTCGGAAAATAATTTTTTAGGAGGTTTTTAATATAAATGGCAAGATATACCGCCGCCAGGTGTAAGCTATGCCGCCGTGAGGGAGCCAAGTTGTTCCTGAAGGGCGAGAGATGCAACACCAAGAACTGCGCCGTTGATAAAAGGCCCTATGCCCCGGGAGAACACGGCAAGGACCGGATGCGCAAGCCCACCGGCTATGCCATCCATCTCCGGGAAAAACAAAAGGTCCGGCGGATCTACGGCATCCTGGAACGACAGTTCCGCAATTATTTTGAGAAGGCTTCCAGCATGAAAGGCGCCACCGGCGAAAAGCTGCTTTCGCTTTTGGAGCGCCGTCTGGACAACATCGTCTTCCGGCTGGGACTGGCCCCTTCCCGCTCGGCCGCCCGCCAGCTGGTGAACCACGGACACTTTCTGGTCAACGATAAAATCGTCAACATTCCATCCGTTCTGCTGCGTCCCGGCGACACGATCCAGGTGAAACCCAAAAGCAAGGACAACGTGATCATAGCCGGAGCACTGGAGGCCGCCAAGGGCCGGACGCCCGCCGCCTGGCTGGAGCTCAACAAAGAGAAACTCTCGGGCAAGCTGCTCAACATCCCCACCAGGGACAGCATCGGAATGCAGATCAACGAACAGCTGATCGTGGAGTTATACTCCAAGTAATGCCTGAAAGGATCCTGTTTAAAAGCCGGCTCTTTAAAAATCCAGCTTTAATAAGGCTTTAAAAGGTCCTCATTCGGGAAGCCTCGCTCGGTTCAGGCGGTTTGGACCGGGTTCAACTTCAAAACATTTTGGAGGCAATTATGAGATGGAATACCCTGCAGATGCCCAAGAGCATCGTTATAGACGAAGCAACTTACGGCTCCAATTACGGTAAATTCATTGCCGAGCCCCTGGAACGGGGTTACGGCCTGACCCTGGGCAACGCCCTGCGCCGGGTGCTGCTGTCATCCATCCCCGGGGCGGCCATCATGGCGGTAAAGATCGAAGGCGTGCTCCACGAGTTCTCCACCATCCCGGGAGTGGTGGAGGACGTGACCGAGATAATCCTGAACATCAAGAAAATAAAGCTCCGCCTGCACTCGGAGCACCCCAAGGTACTTTACCTCAAGGCCCAGGGCAAGGGCGAGGTCAAGGCCTCCCAGATCGAATCCGACGCCGAGGTGGAGATCCTGAACCCCGAACAGCGCATCGCCACCCTTTCCGAGGACGGGGTGTTCAAGCTGGAACTGACCGTGGATCACGGGCGGGGCTACGTTCCGGCCGAGATCTTCCGCAAATCGTTCAACACCATCGGGCTGATCCCGGTGGACGCCATATTCTCGCCGGTGTCCAAGGTCAATTTTTTGGTGGAGAATTGCCGGGTAGGCGAGCGCACCGACTACGACCGCCTGATTCTGGAGGTCCACACTAACGGTTCGGTCAAGCCCGATGTGGCGGTGTCCCAGGCTGCCAAGCTGCTGCGCGACCACCTGACCCTGTTCCGCTCCTTCGGCGAAGAGGGAGGAGAAGGCAAGGGCGAGGGTCTGGACGACGACATGATCAAGATGCGGGACATGCTGATGAAGCCGGTGGAAGAGCTGGAGCTCTCGGTGCGGTCGGCCAACTGCTTCAGGGCCAACAATATCTTCACCCTGGGCGACCTGGTGCAGAAGACCGAAAGCGAAATGCT
The sequence above is drawn from the candidate division TA06 bacterium genome and encodes:
- a CDS encoding DNA-directed RNA polymerase subunit alpha, with translation MRWNTLQMPKSIVIDEATYGSNYGKFIAEPLERGYGLTLGNALRRVLLSSIPGAAIMAVKIEGVLHEFSTIPGVVEDVTEIILNIKKIKLRLHSEHPKVLYLKAQGKGEVKASQIESDAEVEILNPEQRIATLSEDGVFKLELTVDHGRGYVPAEIFRKSFNTIGLIPVDAIFSPVSKVNFLVENCRVGERTDYDRLILEVHTNGSVKPDVAVSQAAKLLRDHLTLFRSFGEEGGEGKGEGLDDDMIKMRDMLMKPVEELELSVRSANCFRANNIFTLGDLVQKTESEMLKYRNFGRKSLAELSVILKNMNLTFGMKVKQYTDPKKKKA
- the rpsD gene encoding 30S ribosomal protein S4, yielding MARYTAARCKLCRREGAKLFLKGERCNTKNCAVDKRPYAPGEHGKDRMRKPTGYAIHLREKQKVRRIYGILERQFRNYFEKASSMKGATGEKLLSLLERRLDNIVFRLGLAPSRSAARQLVNHGHFLVNDKIVNIPSVLLRPGDTIQVKPKSKDNVIIAGALEAAKGRTPAAWLELNKEKLSGKLLNIPTRDSIGMQINEQLIVELYSK
- the rpsK gene encoding 30S ribosomal protein S11; protein product: MAEEKKQVRKKEKKIESSGIAHIQATFNNTIVTITDKSGNVISWASSGKAGFKGSRKSTPFAAQMAAEACAKIAVSLGMQRVEAWVKGPGGGRESAIRSLQASGLAVTVIRDVTPVPHNGCRAPKKRRV